The following are from one region of the bacterium genome:
- a CDS encoding sigma-70 family RNA polymerase sigma factor, with translation MVDRKVGAPTDEDLILAFQNGDVSAFEEIVRRYRDPLFNFVVRLLGDAFFSEDIVQETFLRVYRNRHRYHQVAKFSTWIYTIASNLAKTELRRRKVRNFFSISSKGEDEKDYDLVDVSTDIERDVDGILKGEIILKEINALPLHFREAVLLRDIQDLSYEEISQILNVPLGTVKSRVNRGRSRLQKKLRFLVVEESEGGKRNEMDE, from the coding sequence ATGGTAGACCGCAAGGTCGGTGCACCTACGGATGAGGATCTCATCCTCGCCTTTCAGAACGGTGACGTATCCGCGTTTGAAGAGATTGTTCGGCGGTATCGCGATCCGCTGTTCAATTTCGTGGTTAGATTGCTGGGGGATGCGTTCTTCAGCGAGGACATCGTTCAGGAAACTTTTTTGCGGGTCTATCGTAATAGACATCGGTACCATCAGGTCGCCAAGTTCTCGACGTGGATCTATACGATCGCGTCGAATCTGGCCAAAACGGAGCTGAGAAGGAGAAAAGTCAGGAACTTTTTCTCGATCAGTTCCAAGGGCGAGGACGAGAAAGACTACGATCTGGTGGACGTCTCGACGGATATCGAACGAGACGTGGACGGTATCCTGAAGGGCGAAATCATCCTGAAAGAGATCAACGCGCTGCCCCTTCATTTTCGAGAGGCGGTGCTACTCAGAGATATTCAGGATCTGTCCTACGAGGAAATCAGTCAGATTCTGAACGTGCCGCTGGGCACTGTGAAATCAAGGGTCAACCGAGGAAGAAGCCGGTTGCAAAAAAAGCTACGGTTTTTGGTCGTCGAGGAGTCGGAAGGTGGAAAACGCAATGAAATGGATGAATGA